The following is a genomic window from Opitutus sp. GAS368.
TATGCGGCGTGGTTTTCCGCCGCCCAGGCCTGGATGTTCCGCGCGCTGACCCCCGACCGGGTGGGGGCGCACGAGATCCGCCCGGGCGTCCGGGTCGGCCTGCACAGCCGCATTCCCGATGACGCGGTGCTGATCCCCCCATGCTGGATTGGTGAGAAGGTTTTCCTCGGCGCCGGCGTGACCATCGGCCCGATGACCGTCGTGGAGGACCGTGTCGTGGTCGAGGCCGGCGCGGAGATCACGCGCAGCATCGTCGGCCCCGAGACCCTGGTCGGCAAGCTGACCGAGCTCACCGACTCGATCGCGTGGGGCGACTGCCTGATCAACTGGCGGAACGGTTCGAGCGTGCGCGTGACCGACGATTTCCTGCTGAGCCCGCTGCGCGAGCGGAACACCCCGCCGGTGGCCGCGGGCGCCGCGCCGTGGCGTCTGCCCCGCCTGTGGCGGCCGTTCCCGGCGGCCCTGTCCCCCGCGGGTCTCTTTCGGAAAATGACCAATGCTACCGATGAAAATTGAAATCACCGAAGATATCGTGCGGGTGACCGACCTGCCGGAGCTGGGCGAACGGCAGGCCGCCGCCTTCCAGGCCGAGGTCTCCGCCGCGCTACCCGCCTGCCCGGGCCTCATCGAGGTCGACCTCGGGCAGACCACCCACGTGGATTATGGCGGGCTGGCGGCGCTCGTCGTGACGCTTGACCAGGCCCAGCAGCGCAACCGCGAGGCGACGCTGCGCGTGGTGGATCCGTCGCCCCCGGTCCGGCAGTTGCTCGAGCTGACCCGGCTGCACCGGATCTTTGCCGTCGTGGAGCGCGTCCCCGCCGGACCGTCATGAAAAGCATCCTGCCCCTCTTCGTCTTCATCGACGCATGCGGCTGGGAGATCATCCGCGACGATCCGTTCGGGCGCGACTTCGCCCCCGCACGGCACCGGCTGCGCTCGGTGTTCGGCTACAGCTCGGCGTGCATCCCCTCGATCCTGTCGGGCCGCTGGCCGGTCGAGCACCGCAACTGGTGCTACTTTGTCCACGACCCGGCGCGCTCGCCGTTCCGGATGCTGCGGCCGCTGCGCTGGCTGCCGCGCTTCGTCACCGGCCGCCGCATCTTCCGGCGCTGGCTCTCGAAGTTCCTCCGCGGGCCGCTGAAGTTCCGCGGCTACTTCGACCTCTACAACATCGCGTTCCGCCACATCCCGCTCTTCGACTTCACGGAGAAGAAGAACCCGCTCCAGCCCGGCGGGATGAACCGCGGACCGAACATCTTCGATTTCCTCGCGGAGCGCGGCATCCCGTATCACGTGAGTGACCCGGCCCGGAACGAGCAGGCGAATCTCGACGCGCTCCGCGCGGACATCGCGGCGGAGCGCATCGACTTCGCCTTCCTCTACTGGCCCGATCTCGACGGGCTGCTGCACCGCGTGGGCAACCGCTCGCCCGCCGTCCCGGCGAAGCTCCGGGAATACGAGCAGCGGTTGCACCATCTGATGGCGACGGCGCGGGAGCACTACGACGAGGTGCGGCTGTATGTATTCAGCGACCACGGCATGGCCAACTGCGACGAGCTGCTCGACCTGCGGGCCCGGCTCGGGTTGCTGACGGCCCGCATGCCCCGGGACTATGCGGTCGTCTACGATTCCACCATGGCGCGCTTCTGGTTCTTCAACGCCCGGGCCCGCACCGAGGTCACCGCCTGCCTCCGGCAGGTGCCGCAGGGCCGCATCCTGTCCGACGAGGAACTGGCCGGACTCGGAACGCTGTTCCCCGACCGCTATTTCGGCGAATTGATCTTTCTCGTGCGGGAGGGGGTGCTCATCGTGCCCAGCGACATGGGCGAGCGTCCGATCCGCGCGATGCATGGCTATCACCCCGACGCGCCGCACAGCTACGCCGCGCTGCTGACCAACGTGCCCGATCTGCCCGTGGGGATCTCCGACATCCCGCACATCCATCGCCTCATGACGCACGATGCCTTGGGGGCCCACGCGGCCAACCGGGCGCCGGTCCGGCAGGCGGAGACGGTGCCGGCGGCCTGAGGCCGGCCTCAGTGCCAGGGCACCGCGCCGGCGGCCACGTCGGCGAAGCTGACCACGCGGTTCTCCGGATCGGCTGCCAGCAGCGCGGCTGTGCGGTGGAGCAGGTCGATGAATTCCTCGTCGGGCCGGCCCTCGGGAAAATATTCCCACCAGTGCGTCACCAGCACGGTGAGCGGCCGCGCGGCGATGGCGCGCCGGATTTCGTCGAGCAGGTGATCGCGCGGCCGGAAGCGCGAGAGCAGGCAGCCGGGGTGGGAGAGCAGCAGCGTCCGGGGTGTGCGCCAGTGGGCCTGCCGCCGCAGCTTCTTGAGGGCGTAGGCCGGCCACCACTCGGGCGGCAGGTTGAGCCATTCGAACCAGCCGGTGGAAATCACGGGGAAGAAGCGGGCCGCCGCGCGCAGGCCTTGCGGCGAGAACCGGTCGTAGGGGGCGACGAAGGCGGGCGACCGCGGGAAGCCCGCCTCCGCGAGCAGGTGCGCGCCCTTGGCCAGCCGCCGGTCGAGGTCAAAAAAGTCATGACTGCCGAACTCGTAGAGCGAATGGTTGTAGCCGTGCTGGACGATGTGGTAGCCCGGGTTGCGGTGCAGGTAGGCCACCAGGTCCCGGTTGCGGCCGATCGCTGCGTGCGAGCCGGAGCCCCCGGTGTGCCCGTGCAGGAACCCCTCCGGCTTGCCGTCGGCCCGCTGGGCGTCGGTGCGGACATTGGGGATCGTGGCCAGGTTGACGGGCAGGCCGCGGTCCAGGAAAGGACGGTAGAGCCGCTCGAGGCAGTCGACCGGGGTCAGGGCGTTCGTGTCGTCGTCACGCAGGATGATGTAGCGCATTTTTCTTCTCGATCAGATCGTAATAGAGCGCCTGCATGCGTCCGGCCAGGACGGTGGTATCGTATTCGCGCTCGACCAGGCGGGCGCCCGCGGCCGCCTGGCGCGCCGCCAGCTCCGGCTCGAGCAGCACGCGGTTCAGGGCGGTGTGGAACGACAGCGCGTCACCGAGCTTGAACAGCCAGCCGTTCTCGCCGTGGTCGATCAGCGCGCTGGCGCCGGACGTGCGGCTGGCGATCACGGGGGTGCCCGCGGCCCAGGCCTCGAGGAGAACCAACCCGAAGGTCTCGGAAAGGGACGGCAGCAACACCACGCGCGCGGTCTGCATGAGCCCGATCAGCCGCGGGTCGCCGGGCGGCAGCCCGCCGGTAAACAGTACGCGGGGCGCGAGCCCGAGTGTCGCCACCTCGCGCTTGAGGGTGGCGCCGTAGACGGGATCGGTGCAGGCGCCGGCGAACACCAGCAGCGCGTCGGGGTGGCGCTGGAAAATCTGCGGCGCGCGTTCCACCAGCCAGAACTGGTTTTTCACCGCGTCGATCCGCCCCACGCACAGCAGGACCTTGCGGCCGGCGATCGCGGGGAAGGCCGCCAGCGCCGCCGCGCGATGGTCGGTGCGGTGGTGGGCCAGGTGGACGCCGTGCGGGTGCACGATGATGCGCTTGTCGGGATGTTGCTGACTCATCAGCTCCGCCTCGCGTGGGTTGCAGGTCAGGATGGCGTCGGCATCCGCGAGCACATGGCGCGCGCGCCACCACCAGCCGAAGAGCCGGCCCCACTCGAGCCCGCCGCGGACCGGGGCGGAAAGCTCCTGTCGCACCTTCGGGGGCAGGTCGAGCACGCCGCCATGGATCGTGACCACGCCGGGCACGCGCCGGCGCCGGGCGGCCGCGAGGGCGATGCCACCCAGCCGGCCGAGCGTGTGGGTGTGCACGATATCCAGGCTGGGTTCCCGGGCGAGCAGTCGCGGCAGCTCGAAGGACAGCAGGTTGCCGCCGACCGCGAGCATCTGGCGCCGGGCCGCCGCCCGTAATCCCCAGACCGGCACGCACGCGCGGAAACGTTTCACCGTGCAACCGGCCGCGGCCAGCGGGTCGCGGGCATCCGTCGCGCCGCCCGGACCGTCAGCCGGGCAGAACACGACCGACTCCACCCCGTGCCGGCCGAGGCCTTCCGTGAGCCGCTGCAGGGCGGTCTCGGTGCCGCCCCATTCGGCGGGCTGGTATTTGCGCATGATATGGGCGACGCGCATGATCGTTAGAAGGCGGATTTCATTTCCGGCGGGCGGATTGGTTCGATGGCAGCCAGGGTGAGAAATTTCCTTTCAGGCCTCGACGGGTTCGGCGAGCGGCGGCTCGGCCGCCCATTCCTCCACGAGCACCGGTTCTCCCGATCCGGCGGCCTCGCCGGTGCGCCGCGTGTGGTGCAGGCTGGCGAGCACGCCGAGCAGCGCGTGGAAAGTGAGAAAAATCTGCGTCTGGCGGAAAATCCACTCGGTCTGGCTCTGCATGAACACGCCGAGCACGCCGAAGAAGAGCCCGACACCCAGCCGGTGCAGTCCCGCGGGCCACCGGGGTCGCAGGAAGCTGTAGCCCAGCCGGAGCCAGCGGAACCAGAGCAGGGAAAAGAGGGCCAGCCCGGCCCAGCCGAGTTCGCCCGCGGTGAGGGCGCCGAGGTTGTGCGCCGGCGCCGCATAGCGATACATGGGCAGCAGGTCGTTGGGCGGGGCGAACGTGATGTCGTCATAGGTCTCGTAACGCATGTCGAGTTCGGCGCCGTATTTCCGGCTCACCCAGTAGGACCAGTTGTTCAGTCCGACGCCGAACGGCTGGTCCTCCAGGATCACCCCCGCCTGCCGCAGGTAATAGCCGCGGCCCTCGGACTTGTCGTCGAGGTATTCCTCCTCGAGGGTGGCCGAGCCGTAGCGGGCCGCCAGCAGATCCCAGGATTTCCAGACCACCAGGCTCACGCCCAGGCCGATGAGCGCGGCGGCGGCGATCTTCTGGAATGTGATGCGCCACGTCATGCACCAGGCCACCGCGCCGCCCGCGGCCAGCGCGAAGGCCGGGATGCCCGCGCGCGAGAGCGTCAGCATCACGGTGATGGCGGCCGTGCCGACGCCCAGCCAGCAGCACCGGCGGACCCAGGCGGGCAGCGTCGAGGCGCCGGCCGCGGCGAGCACCGGACCGACCAGGCACAGATACATGGAGAGGCTGTTGGGATGGTCGAGCGTGCCCGTCACGCGGTAGATGCCCTCCAGGTAGCGCTGCCGGAGCGAGCTGGCGCCCTCGAGCAGCACGGCGCAGCCGAGGGCCAGCACCAGGATGGAGAGCTCGCGCTCGCGCCGGACGAAAAACGCCGCGGCGAAGAAAAACATGAGTCCCCGGAGAAGTTTGGACAGTTCGTAGGCGCCGAAAATCTTCGGACTGGCGAACAGCACCGAGCCGGCGGCATACAGCACGAACAGCAGCATGGGGGCGAGGCCCGCCGGCCAATACCACCGCGGGCGTTCGTGCCGGGGCAGCAGCAGCGTGCTCAGCAGGAGGCTGAGCCCGAGGATGTCGACGAAGGTGACCTCGAAACCGCGCGTCGTGCCCCGATACCAGTAGGCGCCATAGAAGTTGATGCTCAGTTTCTCGCTCAGCACGGCCCCCGCCATCATCACGAAGAGCGCCAGCTCCCGCAGGCGTTGCGACAGCAGCAGCGCGCCGGTGGTCGCGCCGGTGGC
Proteins encoded in this region:
- a CDS encoding STAS domain-containing protein, producing MKIEITEDIVRVTDLPELGERQAAAFQAEVSAALPACPGLIEVDLGQTTHVDYGGLAALVVTLDQAQQRNREATLRVVDPSPPVRQLLELTRLHRIFAVVERVPAGPS
- a CDS encoding alkaline phosphatase family protein, which produces MKSILPLFVFIDACGWEIIRDDPFGRDFAPARHRLRSVFGYSSACIPSILSGRWPVEHRNWCYFVHDPARSPFRMLRPLRWLPRFVTGRRIFRRWLSKFLRGPLKFRGYFDLYNIAFRHIPLFDFTEKKNPLQPGGMNRGPNIFDFLAERGIPYHVSDPARNEQANLDALRADIAAERIDFAFLYWPDLDGLLHRVGNRSPAVPAKLREYEQRLHHLMATAREHYDEVRLYVFSDHGMANCDELLDLRARLGLLTARMPRDYAVVYDSTMARFWFFNARARTEVTACLRQVPQGRILSDEELAGLGTLFPDRYFGELIFLVREGVLIVPSDMGERPIRAMHGYHPDAPHSYAALLTNVPDLPVGISDIPHIHRLMTHDALGAHAANRAPVRQAETVPAA
- a CDS encoding DUF2334 domain-containing protein; its protein translation is MRYIILRDDDTNALTPVDCLERLYRPFLDRGLPVNLATIPNVRTDAQRADGKPEGFLHGHTGGSGSHAAIGRNRDLVAYLHRNPGYHIVQHGYNHSLYEFGSHDFFDLDRRLAKGAHLLAEAGFPRSPAFVAPYDRFSPQGLRAAARFFPVISTGWFEWLNLPPEWWPAYALKKLRRQAHWRTPRTLLLSHPGCLLSRFRPRDHLLDEIRRAIAARPLTVLVTHWWEYFPEGRPDEEFIDLLHRTAALLAADPENRVVSFADVAAGAVPWH
- a CDS encoding glycosyltransferase family 4 protein, translated to MRVAHIMRKYQPAEWGGTETALQRLTEGLGRHGVESVVFCPADGPGGATDARDPLAAAGCTVKRFRACVPVWGLRAAARRQMLAVGGNLLSFELPRLLAREPSLDIVHTHTLGRLGGIALAAARRRRVPGVVTIHGGVLDLPPKVRQELSAPVRGGLEWGRLFGWWWRARHVLADADAILTCNPREAELMSQQHPDKRIIVHPHGVHLAHHRTDHRAAALAAFPAIAGRKVLLCVGRIDAVKNQFWLVERAPQIFQRHPDALLVFAGACTDPVYGATLKREVATLGLAPRVLFTGGLPPGDPRLIGLMQTARVVLLPSLSETFGLVLLEAWAAGTPVIASRTSGASALIDHGENGWLFKLGDALSFHTALNRVLLEPELAARQAAAGARLVEREYDTTVLAGRMQALYYDLIEKKNALHHPA
- a CDS encoding O-antigen ligase family protein, which translates into the protein MNQLPITFETKDFIGVAILFAATGATTGALLLSQRLRELALFVMMAGAVLSEKLSINFYGAYWYRGTTRGFEVTFVDILGLSLLLSTLLLPRHERPRWYWPAGLAPMLLFVLYAAGSVLFASPKIFGAYELSKLLRGLMFFFAAAFFVRRERELSILVLALGCAVLLEGASSLRQRYLEGIYRVTGTLDHPNSLSMYLCLVGPVLAAAGASTLPAWVRRCCWLGVGTAAITVMLTLSRAGIPAFALAAGGAVAWCMTWRITFQKIAAAALIGLGVSLVVWKSWDLLAARYGSATLEEEYLDDKSEGRGYYLRQAGVILEDQPFGVGLNNWSYWVSRKYGAELDMRYETYDDITFAPPNDLLPMYRYAAPAHNLGALTAGELGWAGLALFSLLWFRWLRLGYSFLRPRWPAGLHRLGVGLFFGVLGVFMQSQTEWIFRQTQIFLTFHALLGVLASLHHTRRTGEAAGSGEPVLVEEWAAEPPLAEPVEA